One genomic segment of Ricinus communis isolate WT05 ecotype wild-type chromosome 5, ASM1957865v1, whole genome shotgun sequence includes these proteins:
- the LOC8275576 gene encoding probable E3 ubiquitin-protein ligase ARI2 isoform X2: MEDYGGSDEEYYYSSDDRESLDGIENEESDFHWAPPKGPTTKIITKESLLAAQREDLRRVMELLSLREHHARTLLIHYRWDVERLFAVFVEKGKTFLFTEAGVTGVEQLDRDAPLTSSSIIMCDICIEDVPGNRATRMDCSHCFCNDCWTEHFIVKINEGQSRRIQCMAHKCNAICDEAVVRNLVSKRHPDLAERFDRFLLESYIEDNKMVKWCPSAPHCGNAIRVEEDECCEVECSCGLQFCFSCLSEAHSPCSCLMWELWSKKCRDESETVNWITVHTKPCPKCHKPVEKNGGCNLVSCICGQAFCWLCGGATGKDHTWSRISGHSCGRYKEDREKKTERAKRDLYRYMHYHNRYKAHTDSFKLETKLKETILEKVSISEEKESRLRDFSWVTNGLCRLFRSRRVLSYSYPFAFYMFGDELFNDEMTVEEREIKQNLFEDQQQQLESNVEKLSKFLEEPFEQYTDDKVMEIRMQVINLCAITDTLCKKMYECIENDLLGSLQLGTHNIAPYKSKGIEKASELSSCWSNKVNATDKCLPSDGNTSGGSSEHDRPSGSRSSDDSGCSSRKRARKEGGGFFDLNLPAEIMDRN; this comes from the exons aTGGAGGATTATGGAGGGAGCGATGAGGAGTATTATTACTCATCAGATGATCGAGAGTCGCTGGATGGTATTGAAAATGAGGAATCTGATTTTCATTGGGCCCCCCCTAAAGGTCCCACTACCAAG ATAATTACCAAGGAATCCCTCTTGGCTGCTCAg AGGGAAGATTTGCGTAGAGTAATGGAACTACTATCTCTTAGAGAACACCATGCAAGGACCTTATTAATACATTATCGTTGGGATGTTGAAAGGCTGTTTGCTGTGTTCGTTGAGAAAGGGAAAACCTTCTTGTTTACTGAAGCAGGTGTTACTGGGGTTGAGCAACTAGATAGGGATGCACCActaacttcttcttctataaTAATGTGTGATATATGCATAGAGGATGTACCTGGCAATAGAGCTACAAGAATGGACTGCAGCCATTGCTTTTGTAATGATT GTTGGACGGAGCACTTCATCGTGAAGATAAATGAGGGTCAAAGCAGGCGCATCCAGTGCATGGCTCACAAATGTAATGCTATCTGTGATGAAGCTGTTGTCAGAAATCTAGTCAGTAAAAGGCATCCTGATTTGGCTGAGAGATTTGATCGTTTTCTTCTTGAGTCTTACATAGAGGACAACAAAATGGTCAAATGGTGCCCAAGCGCTCCTCATTGTGGGAATGCTATACGAGTTGAAGAAGATGAATGTTGTGAGGTAGAATGTTCATGTGGTTTACAGTTTTGTTTCAGTTGCTTGTCAGAAGCACACTCGCCTTGTTCATGTTTGATGTGGGAGCTCTGGAGCAAGAAGTGTCGGGATGAATCTGAAACAGTTAATTGGATCACAGTTCATACAAAGCCTTGCCCTAAATGTCACAAACCAGTCGAGAAGAATGGTGGCTGCAACCTCGTGAGCTGTATTTGTGGTCAAGCATTTTG TTGGTTGTGTGGTGGAGCTACTGGGAAGGACCACACATGGTCAAGAATATCTGGACATAGTTGTGGTCGCTATAAAGAAGACAGAGAGAAGAAAACAGAACGAGCAAAACGAGATCTCTATCGATATATGCACTATCATAACCGCTATAAAGCTCACACGGATTCCTTTAAGCTAGAAACTAAACTTAAGGAGACAATCCTGGAGAAGGTGTCGATATCAGAAGAAAAGGAATCCAGACTCAGAGATTTCAGCTGGGTAACCAATGGACTCTGTAGACTTTTCAGATCAAGACGAGTTCTTTCATATTCATACCCCTTTGCGTTTTATATGTTTGGCGATGAGCTGTTTAATGATGAGATGACAGtggaagaaagagaaattaaacAGAATCTGTTTGAGGATCAGCAACAGCAGCTTGAGTCAAATGTTGAAAAACTCTCCAAGTTCCTGGAGGAACCCTTTGAGCAATATACTGATGATAAAGTTATGGAGATAAGAATGCAAGTGATCAATTTATGTGCAATCACTGATACTCTTTGTAAGAAAAT GTATGAGTGCATAGAAAATGATCTGTTGGGCTCTCTCCAACTGGGCACCCACAATATAGCTCCCTACAAGTCAAAGGGCATTGAGAAGGCTTCAGAACTTTCTTCTTGTTGGAGCAACAAAGTCAATGCTACAGATAAATGCCTACCATCAGATGGCAATACAAGTG GTGGATCATCAGAACATGATAGGCCTTCAGGATCTAGGAGTTCAGATGATAGCGGCTGTTCTTCTCGGAAGCGTGCTAGAAAGGAAGGTGGTGGCTTTTTTGATTTGAACTTGCCGGCAGAGATAATGGATAGGAATTGA
- the LOC8279545 gene encoding EEF1A lysine methyltransferase 4 isoform X4 — translation MMKVLELGCGNSQLCEEMYKDGITDITCIDLSAVAVEKMQQRLSAKGYNEIKVLEADMLDLPFTDKCFDVVIEKGTMVNRQERLTSLIQDVLFVNSGDPWNPRPATVKQVKAMLDSVHRVLKPDGIFISISFGQPHFRRPIFDAPEYTWSLEWKTFGDGFHYFFYILRKGKRSLNDKETSGKVEVPPICLFQEELEGEDFIFRTNI, via the exons ATGATGAAGGTATTGGAGCTTGGTTGTGGGAATTCGCAGCTGTGCGAGGAAATGTATAAAGATGGGATCACTGATATAACATGCATTGATTTGTCTGCTGTTGCGGTGGAGAAGATGCAGCAACGGTTATCTGCCAAGGGATATAATG AAATAAAAGTGCTGGAAGCTGACATGCTAGATCTGCCCTTTACCGACAAGTGTTTTGATGTGGTTATTGAGAAAGGAACCATGGTAAACAGACAAGAAAGACTGACATCTCTTATTCAA GATGTACTGTTTGTTAATAGTGGTGATCCATGGAATCCAAGACCTGCAACTGTAAAACAGGTCAAGGCAATGCTTGATAGTGTTCACAGGGTTCTAAAACCCGACGGCATtttcatctcaatttcttTTGGGCAG CCACACTTCAGGCGTCCTATATTTGATGCTCCGGAGTATACATGGTCTCTTGAGTGGAAAACTTTTGGTGATGGGttccattattttttctatatcttGAGGAAG GGAAAGAGATCTTTGAATGATAAAGAAACAAGTGGGAAGGTTGAGGTGCCACCTATTTGTCttttccaagaagaattagagGGCGAAGATTTTATCTTTAGAACCAATATTTAA
- the LOC8279545 gene encoding EEF1A lysine methyltransferase 4 isoform X1 produces MDMSQKSTEKEEVAPSTVLAYLDPNYWNERFSKEEHYEWFKDYSHFQHLIQAHITPNSSVLELGCGNSQLCEEMYKDGITDITCIDLSAVAVEKMQQRLSAKGYNEIKVLEADMLDLPFTDKCFDVVIEKGTMVNRQERLTSLIQDVLFVNSGDPWNPRPATVKQVKAMLDSVHRVLKPDGIFISISFGQPHFRRPIFDAPEYTWSLEWKTFGDGFHYFFYILRKGKRSLNDKETSGKVEVPPICLFQEELEGEDFIFRTNI; encoded by the exons ATGGATATGAGCCAAAAATCAACAGAGAAAGAGGAAGTAGCTCCCTCCACTGTTCTGGCTTACTTGGATCCTAACTACTG gaaCGAAAGATTCTCAAAAGAGGAACATTATGAGTGGTTCAAAGATTACTCTCATTTCCAACATCTCATTCAAGCCCACATCACTCCCAACTCTTCT GTATTGGAGCTTGGTTGTGGGAATTCGCAGCTGTGCGAGGAAATGTATAAAGATGGGATCACTGATATAACATGCATTGATTTGTCTGCTGTTGCGGTGGAGAAGATGCAGCAACGGTTATCTGCCAAGGGATATAATG AAATAAAAGTGCTGGAAGCTGACATGCTAGATCTGCCCTTTACCGACAAGTGTTTTGATGTGGTTATTGAGAAAGGAACCATGGTAAACAGACAAGAAAGACTGACATCTCTTATTCAA GATGTACTGTTTGTTAATAGTGGTGATCCATGGAATCCAAGACCTGCAACTGTAAAACAGGTCAAGGCAATGCTTGATAGTGTTCACAGGGTTCTAAAACCCGACGGCATtttcatctcaatttcttTTGGGCAG CCACACTTCAGGCGTCCTATATTTGATGCTCCGGAGTATACATGGTCTCTTGAGTGGAAAACTTTTGGTGATGGGttccattattttttctatatcttGAGGAAG GGAAAGAGATCTTTGAATGATAAAGAAACAAGTGGGAAGGTTGAGGTGCCACCTATTTGTCttttccaagaagaattagagGGCGAAGATTTTATCTTTAGAACCAATATTTAA
- the LOC8279545 gene encoding EEF1A lysine methyltransferase 4 isoform X3, translating into MDMSQKSTEKEEVAPSTVLAYLDPNYWNERFSKEEHYEWFKDYSHFQHLIQAHITPNSSVLELGCGNSQLCEEMYKDGITDITCIDLSAVAVEKMQQRLSAKGYNEIKVLEADMLDLPFTDKCFDVVIEKGTMDVLFVNSGDPWNPRPATVKQVKAMLDSVHRVLKPDGIFISISFGQPHFRRPIFDAPEYTWSLEWKTFGDGFHYFFYILRKGKRSLNDKETSGKVEVPPICLFQEELEGEDFIFRTNI; encoded by the exons ATGGATATGAGCCAAAAATCAACAGAGAAAGAGGAAGTAGCTCCCTCCACTGTTCTGGCTTACTTGGATCCTAACTACTG gaaCGAAAGATTCTCAAAAGAGGAACATTATGAGTGGTTCAAAGATTACTCTCATTTCCAACATCTCATTCAAGCCCACATCACTCCCAACTCTTCT GTATTGGAGCTTGGTTGTGGGAATTCGCAGCTGTGCGAGGAAATGTATAAAGATGGGATCACTGATATAACATGCATTGATTTGTCTGCTGTTGCGGTGGAGAAGATGCAGCAACGGTTATCTGCCAAGGGATATAATG AAATAAAAGTGCTGGAAGCTGACATGCTAGATCTGCCCTTTACCGACAAGTGTTTTGATGTGGTTATTGAGAAAGGAACCATG GATGTACTGTTTGTTAATAGTGGTGATCCATGGAATCCAAGACCTGCAACTGTAAAACAGGTCAAGGCAATGCTTGATAGTGTTCACAGGGTTCTAAAACCCGACGGCATtttcatctcaatttcttTTGGGCAG CCACACTTCAGGCGTCCTATATTTGATGCTCCGGAGTATACATGGTCTCTTGAGTGGAAAACTTTTGGTGATGGGttccattattttttctatatcttGAGGAAG GGAAAGAGATCTTTGAATGATAAAGAAACAAGTGGGAAGGTTGAGGTGCCACCTATTTGTCttttccaagaagaattagagGGCGAAGATTTTATCTTTAGAACCAATATTTAA
- the LOC8275576 gene encoding probable E3 ubiquitin-protein ligase ARI2 isoform X1 — MEDYGGSDEEYYYSSDDRESLDGIENEESDFHWAPPKGPTTKIITKESLLAAQREDLRRVMELLSLREHHARTLLIHYRWDVERLFAVFVEKGKTFLFTEAGVTGVEQLDRDAPLTSSSIIMCDICIEDVPGNRATRMDCSHCFCNDCWTEHFIVKINEGQSRRIQCMAHKCNAICDEAVVRNLVSKRHPDLAERFDRFLLESYIEDNKMVKWCPSAPHCGNAIRVEEDECCEVECSCGLQFCFSCLSEAHSPCSCLMWELWSKKCRDESETVNWITVHTKPCPKCHKPVEKNGGCNLVSCICGQAFCWLCGGATGKDHTWSRISGHSCGRYKEDREKKTERAKRDLYRYMHYHNRYKAHTDSFKLETKLKETILEKVSISEEKESRLRDFSWVTNGLCRLFRSRRVLSYSYPFAFYMFGDELFNDEMTVEEREIKQNLFEDQQQQLESNVEKLSKFLEEPFEQYTDDKVMEIRMQVINLCAITDTLCKKMYECIENDLLGSLQLGTHNIAPYKSKGIEKASELSSCWSNKVNATDKCLPSDGNTSALMHCVIGGSSEHDRPSGSRSSDDSGCSSRKRARKEGGGFFDLNLPAEIMDRN, encoded by the exons aTGGAGGATTATGGAGGGAGCGATGAGGAGTATTATTACTCATCAGATGATCGAGAGTCGCTGGATGGTATTGAAAATGAGGAATCTGATTTTCATTGGGCCCCCCCTAAAGGTCCCACTACCAAG ATAATTACCAAGGAATCCCTCTTGGCTGCTCAg AGGGAAGATTTGCGTAGAGTAATGGAACTACTATCTCTTAGAGAACACCATGCAAGGACCTTATTAATACATTATCGTTGGGATGTTGAAAGGCTGTTTGCTGTGTTCGTTGAGAAAGGGAAAACCTTCTTGTTTACTGAAGCAGGTGTTACTGGGGTTGAGCAACTAGATAGGGATGCACCActaacttcttcttctataaTAATGTGTGATATATGCATAGAGGATGTACCTGGCAATAGAGCTACAAGAATGGACTGCAGCCATTGCTTTTGTAATGATT GTTGGACGGAGCACTTCATCGTGAAGATAAATGAGGGTCAAAGCAGGCGCATCCAGTGCATGGCTCACAAATGTAATGCTATCTGTGATGAAGCTGTTGTCAGAAATCTAGTCAGTAAAAGGCATCCTGATTTGGCTGAGAGATTTGATCGTTTTCTTCTTGAGTCTTACATAGAGGACAACAAAATGGTCAAATGGTGCCCAAGCGCTCCTCATTGTGGGAATGCTATACGAGTTGAAGAAGATGAATGTTGTGAGGTAGAATGTTCATGTGGTTTACAGTTTTGTTTCAGTTGCTTGTCAGAAGCACACTCGCCTTGTTCATGTTTGATGTGGGAGCTCTGGAGCAAGAAGTGTCGGGATGAATCTGAAACAGTTAATTGGATCACAGTTCATACAAAGCCTTGCCCTAAATGTCACAAACCAGTCGAGAAGAATGGTGGCTGCAACCTCGTGAGCTGTATTTGTGGTCAAGCATTTTG TTGGTTGTGTGGTGGAGCTACTGGGAAGGACCACACATGGTCAAGAATATCTGGACATAGTTGTGGTCGCTATAAAGAAGACAGAGAGAAGAAAACAGAACGAGCAAAACGAGATCTCTATCGATATATGCACTATCATAACCGCTATAAAGCTCACACGGATTCCTTTAAGCTAGAAACTAAACTTAAGGAGACAATCCTGGAGAAGGTGTCGATATCAGAAGAAAAGGAATCCAGACTCAGAGATTTCAGCTGGGTAACCAATGGACTCTGTAGACTTTTCAGATCAAGACGAGTTCTTTCATATTCATACCCCTTTGCGTTTTATATGTTTGGCGATGAGCTGTTTAATGATGAGATGACAGtggaagaaagagaaattaaacAGAATCTGTTTGAGGATCAGCAACAGCAGCTTGAGTCAAATGTTGAAAAACTCTCCAAGTTCCTGGAGGAACCCTTTGAGCAATATACTGATGATAAAGTTATGGAGATAAGAATGCAAGTGATCAATTTATGTGCAATCACTGATACTCTTTGTAAGAAAAT GTATGAGTGCATAGAAAATGATCTGTTGGGCTCTCTCCAACTGGGCACCCACAATATAGCTCCCTACAAGTCAAAGGGCATTGAGAAGGCTTCAGAACTTTCTTCTTGTTGGAGCAACAAAGTCAATGCTACAGATAAATGCCTACCATCAGATGGCAATACAAGTG cATTGATGCACTGCGTTATAGGTGGATCATCAGAACATGATAGGCCTTCAGGATCTAGGAGTTCAGATGATAGCGGCTGTTCTTCTCGGAAGCGTGCTAGAAAGGAAGGTGGTGGCTTTTTTGATTTGAACTTGCCGGCAGAGATAATGGATAGGAATTGA
- the LOC8279545 gene encoding EEF1A lysine methyltransferase 4 isoform X2 — protein sequence MDMSQKSTEKEEVAPSTVLAYLDPNYWNERFSKEEHYEWFKDYSHFQHLIQAHITPNSSLCEEMYKDGITDITCIDLSAVAVEKMQQRLSAKGYNEIKVLEADMLDLPFTDKCFDVVIEKGTMVNRQERLTSLIQDVLFVNSGDPWNPRPATVKQVKAMLDSVHRVLKPDGIFISISFGQPHFRRPIFDAPEYTWSLEWKTFGDGFHYFFYILRKGKRSLNDKETSGKVEVPPICLFQEELEGEDFIFRTNI from the exons ATGGATATGAGCCAAAAATCAACAGAGAAAGAGGAAGTAGCTCCCTCCACTGTTCTGGCTTACTTGGATCCTAACTACTG gaaCGAAAGATTCTCAAAAGAGGAACATTATGAGTGGTTCAAAGATTACTCTCATTTCCAACATCTCATTCAAGCCCACATCACTCCCAACTCTTCT CTGTGCGAGGAAATGTATAAAGATGGGATCACTGATATAACATGCATTGATTTGTCTGCTGTTGCGGTGGAGAAGATGCAGCAACGGTTATCTGCCAAGGGATATAATG AAATAAAAGTGCTGGAAGCTGACATGCTAGATCTGCCCTTTACCGACAAGTGTTTTGATGTGGTTATTGAGAAAGGAACCATGGTAAACAGACAAGAAAGACTGACATCTCTTATTCAA GATGTACTGTTTGTTAATAGTGGTGATCCATGGAATCCAAGACCTGCAACTGTAAAACAGGTCAAGGCAATGCTTGATAGTGTTCACAGGGTTCTAAAACCCGACGGCATtttcatctcaatttcttTTGGGCAG CCACACTTCAGGCGTCCTATATTTGATGCTCCGGAGTATACATGGTCTCTTGAGTGGAAAACTTTTGGTGATGGGttccattattttttctatatcttGAGGAAG GGAAAGAGATCTTTGAATGATAAAGAAACAAGTGGGAAGGTTGAGGTGCCACCTATTTGTCttttccaagaagaattagagGGCGAAGATTTTATCTTTAGAACCAATATTTAA